A window of Halobellus sp. LT62 contains these coding sequences:
- a CDS encoding NAD(P)/FAD-dependent oxidoreductase: protein MAHDVIIIGTGPAGLAAGAYAGRSGLDTLFFEDESIGGELVNRHEIRSYPGFPGGVSGTELRSKMVEEAEKYDPEVNLERVEGIEPGDPHTVLTDSGEYEAAVVVVATGSSDGRLDVPGEEEYEGRGIFYCATCDGPLYRDERIAVVGGGNHAAIDAVFLTEYASEVLLIDEASELAADEALADEARSHPDIEVLTGTAVTEVLGSDGLVTGIRVESEENESDSAVENTIEVGGVSVNTGSGPNSAFLDGTVSLAEDGRVAVDQSMETSVGGIFAAGDVREESPLEIAAAVGDGVTAIESAKRYVARRAE, encoded by the coding sequence ATGGCGCACGACGTGATTATCATCGGAACGGGGCCCGCGGGGTTGGCCGCCGGGGCGTACGCCGGCCGAAGCGGACTCGACACGCTGTTTTTCGAAGACGAGTCGATCGGTGGGGAACTCGTGAATCGACACGAGATTCGATCGTACCCCGGCTTTCCGGGCGGCGTCTCCGGGACGGAACTCCGCTCGAAGATGGTCGAAGAGGCGGAGAAGTACGACCCCGAAGTCAACTTGGAGCGAGTCGAGGGGATCGAACCCGGCGATCCGCACACGGTGCTGACCGACAGCGGCGAGTACGAGGCGGCCGTCGTCGTCGTCGCGACGGGCAGCAGCGACGGACGCCTCGACGTGCCGGGTGAGGAGGAGTACGAGGGTCGGGGGATCTTCTACTGCGCCACCTGCGACGGCCCGCTCTACCGCGACGAACGGATCGCGGTGGTCGGCGGGGGCAACCACGCCGCCATCGACGCGGTGTTTCTGACCGAGTACGCGAGCGAGGTGCTCCTGATCGACGAGGCGTCCGAACTGGCGGCCGACGAGGCGCTCGCCGACGAAGCGCGGTCCCATCCCGATATCGAGGTGCTGACCGGGACGGCGGTGACGGAGGTGCTCGGCAGCGACGGGCTCGTGACCGGCATCCGCGTCGAGAGCGAGGAGAACGAGTCAGACAGTGCGGTGGAAAACACGATCGAGGTCGGCGGCGTGAGCGTGAACACCGGCTCCGGACCGAACTCGGCGTTTCTCGACGGGACGGTCTCACTCGCCGAGGACGGCCGGGTCGCCGTCGACCAATCGATGGAAACGAGCGTCGGGGGCATCTTCGCCGCGGGCGACGTCAGAGAGGAAAGCCCGCTCGAAATCGCCGCGGCGGTCGGCGACGGTGTCACGGCGATCGAATCGGCGAAACGGTACGTCGCCCGCCGGGCCGAGTAA
- a CDS encoding zinc-binding dehydrogenase, whose protein sequence is MKAARLYGTEDVRIDEVDAPEPGPGEVLVDVAACGICGSDLHFYEDADNYFEEGALPLTLGHEIGGTVAETGEGVDIEVGTDVVLGPHTPCGECWCCERGKYNLCRDLNATSARPGGYAEQVVESADNAIPLPDGVSPADAAIAQPVSVGLHAVRQSPVGIGDSVAIVGAGPIGLGALRSAKSSGAAPIYVSEPQAARREIAEDFGADVLIDPTEEDPAERIHEETGTGVDVAFEAVGHGATLSQAVESTKADGHTTVIGVFGGEVEFDPQLLVSAQRTVSGSTSHLVGPRLTEEYGVVIRQLAAGELDAEKYVTSRIGIDDVVEDGFEALQDPDREERKILVCP, encoded by the coding sequence GTGAAAGCAGCTAGACTATACGGTACAGAAGACGTTCGTATCGACGAGGTCGACGCGCCGGAGCCCGGCCCGGGCGAGGTGCTCGTCGACGTGGCCGCCTGCGGGATCTGCGGGTCGGACCTCCACTTCTATGAGGACGCCGACAACTACTTCGAGGAGGGTGCGCTCCCGCTCACGCTGGGCCACGAGATCGGCGGAACCGTCGCCGAGACCGGCGAGGGCGTCGACATCGAGGTCGGCACCGACGTCGTCCTCGGGCCGCACACGCCCTGTGGGGAGTGTTGGTGCTGCGAGCGGGGGAAGTACAACCTCTGTCGCGACCTCAACGCGACCTCGGCGCGACCGGGCGGGTACGCCGAGCAGGTCGTCGAGAGCGCGGACAACGCGATCCCGCTGCCCGACGGCGTCTCGCCCGCGGACGCCGCGATCGCCCAACCGGTCAGCGTGGGCCTACACGCCGTCAGGCAGTCCCCGGTCGGGATCGGCGACAGCGTCGCGATCGTCGGCGCGGGTCCGATCGGCCTCGGCGCACTTCGCTCGGCGAAATCGTCGGGGGCGGCACCGATCTACGTCTCGGAACCCCAAGCCGCGCGCCGTGAGATCGCCGAAGATTTCGGTGCGGACGTGCTGATTGACCCCACTGAGGAGGACCCCGCCGAACGCATCCACGAGGAGACGGGCACCGGCGTCGACGTCGCCTTCGAGGCCGTCGGTCACGGGGCGACGCTGTCGCAGGCCGTCGAGTCCACGAAGGCCGACGGTCACACCACGGTCATCGGCGTCTTCGGGGGCGAAGTCGAGTTCGATCCGCAACTGCTCGTCAGCGCCCAACGGACCGTCAGCGGATCGACGTCCCACCTCGTCGGACCGCGCCTCACCGAAGAGTACGGCGTGGTGATCCGCCAGCTCGCCGCCGGCGAACTCGACGCCGAGAAGTACGTCACCTCCCGAATCGGTATCGACGACGTCGTCGAAGACGGATTCGAGGCGCTGCAGGACCCGGACAGAGAAGAGCGGAAGATCCTCGTCTGTCCCTAG
- a CDS encoding UGSC family (seleno)protein translates to MGLVTPGSDTDDVEQKPLVPRVDTLAGKTIGLYDNGKPAAEPLLTAVQEKLQDRYPDATFSWYHVEHLNQIKNDDEQDAVVEWAEGVDTAIGAIGDCGSCTKFLAWGVELVEDAGTPGVGLIDEGFELDYQSNAIERGRPLRYKKTPVRCETTDLERIREEVSEDVMDGIEEELTRSLNDKERAEPVAQ, encoded by the coding sequence ATGGGACTTGTTACCCCTGGATCGGACACCGACGATGTCGAACAGAAGCCGCTGGTTCCCCGGGTCGACACGCTAGCTGGAAAGACGATCGGGCTGTATGACAACGGAAAGCCGGCGGCGGAGCCGCTTCTCACGGCCGTACAGGAGAAACTACAAGACCGATACCCCGACGCGACGTTCAGCTGGTATCACGTCGAGCACCTGAACCAGATCAAAAACGACGACGAGCAGGACGCCGTCGTCGAGTGGGCCGAGGGCGTCGACACGGCGATCGGTGCGATCGGCGACTGTGGCTCCTGCACGAAGTTCCTCGCGTGGGGCGTCGAACTGGTCGAGGACGCCGGAACGCCCGGCGTCGGCCTGATCGACGAGGGGTTCGAGCTCGACTACCAGTCGAACGCGATCGAGCGCGGTCGCCCGCTGCGATACAAGAAGACCCCCGTCCGCTGTGAGACGACGGATCTCGAACGGATCCGCGAAGAGGTCTCAGAGGACGTGATGGACGGCATCGAAGAAGAGCTGACTCGATCGCTGAACGACAAAGAACGCGCAGAACCGGTGGCGCAGTAA
- a CDS encoding aldehyde dehydrogenase family protein produces MSLTMQQQYELFIDGESVAPANEEYRTTEDPATEEPIARYAAATAADVDRAVEAAQRAQLEWKKKRPSERGAVLRDVADAVRENADELAEIETKDQGKPISYSERLIQGAAGTFDFYAGAADKIQGDSIPIGEDGVDFTMEEPYGVSAQIIPWNTPLNLAAQGIAPALAAGNAVVIKPAPTTPLPPLHLAEVCKEAGVPDGLINVVTGATEPGAALSGHEGVDTVSFTGSVPTGQAVMESAAKNITPVTLELGGKNPAVVMPDADLEEAVSAIQIGIFSNTGQICAAADRAVVHEDVYDEFVEMIVERAEEYSLGAGMDDPEMGPLNHEAHFEEVLEYIQTGIDEGATLETGGDAPDRDGYFVEPTVFSDVENDMTIAQEEIFGPVLCVIPFSDQAEAVEIANDIELGLTSGVFTQDIDTALQLSRDIEAGTVYVNQWFGGSTATPFGGYKKSGIGREMGMYAFESHLQTKNVCIDLS; encoded by the coding sequence ATGTCACTCACAATGCAACAACAGTACGAGCTGTTTATCGACGGAGAGAGCGTCGCGCCGGCGAACGAGGAGTATCGAACGACCGAAGACCCCGCCACCGAAGAACCGATCGCGCGGTACGCGGCCGCGACGGCGGCCGACGTCGACCGCGCGGTCGAAGCGGCCCAACGCGCCCAACTCGAGTGGAAGAAGAAGCGCCCCAGCGAGCGCGGCGCGGTCCTCCGCGACGTCGCTGACGCGGTGCGGGAGAACGCCGACGAGCTCGCGGAGATCGAGACCAAAGATCAGGGAAAGCCGATTTCGTACTCGGAGCGGTTGATTCAGGGAGCCGCGGGGACGTTCGACTTCTATGCGGGTGCGGCGGACAAGATCCAGGGCGACAGCATCCCGATCGGCGAGGACGGCGTCGACTTCACGATGGAGGAGCCCTACGGCGTGAGCGCGCAGATCATCCCGTGGAACACGCCGCTGAATCTGGCGGCGCAGGGAATCGCCCCCGCGCTCGCTGCGGGCAACGCAGTCGTGATCAAGCCCGCACCGACGACGCCGCTTCCACCGCTGCACCTCGCGGAAGTCTGCAAGGAGGCGGGCGTTCCGGACGGGCTCATCAACGTCGTCACCGGTGCGACCGAGCCCGGTGCCGCGCTCTCGGGCCACGAGGGCGTCGACACCGTCTCGTTCACCGGGAGCGTCCCCACGGGCCAAGCCGTGATGGAGTCCGCGGCGAAGAACATCACTCCCGTCACGCTCGAACTCGGCGGCAAGAACCCCGCGGTCGTCATGCCCGACGCCGACCTCGAGGAGGCCGTCAGCGCGATTCAGATCGGTATTTTCAGCAACACCGGACAGATCTGTGCGGCCGCGGACAGAGCGGTCGTTCACGAGGACGTCTACGACGAGTTCGTCGAGATGATCGTCGAGCGCGCGGAGGAGTACAGTCTCGGAGCCGGAATGGACGACCCGGAGATGGGCCCGCTCAATCACGAGGCGCACTTCGAGGAAGTACTGGAGTACATTCAGACCGGTATCGACGAGGGCGCGACGCTCGAAACCGGCGGCGACGCGCCGGACCGAGACGGCTACTTCGTCGAACCGACGGTCTTCTCCGACGTCGAGAACGATATGACGATCGCCCAAGAGGAGATATTCGGGCCGGTTCTCTGTGTGATCCCGTTCTCGGACCAAGCGGAGGCCGTCGAGATCGCGAACGACATCGAACTCGGTCTCACGAGCGGCGTCTTCACACAGGATATCGATACGGCGCTGCAACTCTCGCGTGACATCGAGGCCGGAACCGTGTACGTGAACCAGTGGTTCGGCGGCTCGACCGCGACGCCGTTCGGCGGCTACAAGAAGAGCGGAATCGGGCGCGAGATGGGTATGTACGCGTTCGAGTCACACCTCCAGACGAAGAACGTCTGTATCGACCTCTCCTGA
- a CDS encoding universal stress protein yields the protein MAILAAIDENEQSKEVLKIGYDLAERYDDSLIALHVIPTEQHEEYEASIRDIAEFADYSFTQEEASAEQFVRHFVSETLGDAEADSVEPRGAVGNVANEIITEADAVEPRFLVIGGRRRSPTGKAVFGDTAQKILLNADCPVVTKMAD from the coding sequence ATGGCAATCCTTGCTGCGATCGACGAGAACGAACAGTCGAAAGAGGTCCTCAAGATCGGATACGACCTCGCGGAGCGATACGACGACTCCCTTATCGCGTTGCACGTCATCCCGACCGAACAGCACGAGGAGTACGAGGCCTCGATTCGAGACATCGCCGAGTTCGCGGACTACTCGTTCACGCAGGAGGAGGCGAGCGCCGAGCAGTTCGTGCGGCACTTCGTCTCCGAGACGCTCGGCGACGCTGAGGCGGATAGCGTCGAACCCCGCGGCGCGGTCGGTAACGTCGCCAACGAGATCATCACCGAGGCCGACGCCGTCGAACCGCGATTTCTCGTCATCGGCGGCCGCCGCCGCTCACCGACCGGCAAAGCCGTGTTCGGTGACACGGCGCAGAAGATCCTGCTGAACGCGGACTGTCCGGTCGTGACGAAGATGGCTGACTGA
- a CDS encoding SDR family NAD(P)-dependent oxidoreductase, with amino-acid sequence MIDLSGETAIVTGAAQGFGAEIATQLGEAGANVVLADVQVEKGQGVAADIADDGAETIFVECDVTDRDSAEALVEAAQERFGTVEILVNNAGGAGGETFQEIEADAWQFGLDLNLTGPFNCSKAVMPGMLEHGNGRIVNISSMAGRNVTVNGNPSYTASKWGLIGLTKHAARDLGPDIRVNALCPGGSPRGPMGRFVEPEDVANGVLYLVSDLSEFVDGTILEVEGGGHLNPSAEDLDLDYETGNDDS; translated from the coding sequence ATGATCGACCTCTCCGGAGAGACAGCGATCGTGACGGGAGCAGCGCAGGGGTTCGGCGCAGAAATCGCCACACAGCTCGGCGAGGCCGGGGCGAACGTCGTCCTCGCGGACGTCCAAGTCGAGAAGGGACAAGGTGTCGCAGCCGACATCGCAGACGACGGCGCAGAGACGATTTTCGTCGAGTGCGACGTGACTGATCGCGACTCGGCAGAAGCGCTCGTCGAGGCGGCGCAAGAGCGATTCGGCACCGTCGAGATCCTCGTCAACAACGCGGGGGGTGCCGGCGGTGAGACGTTCCAAGAGATCGAAGCGGACGCGTGGCAGTTCGGATTGGACCTCAACCTCACGGGCCCCTTCAACTGCTCGAAGGCCGTGATGCCCGGGATGTTGGAGCACGGAAACGGCCGGATCGTGAACATCTCGTCGATGGCCGGCCGCAACGTGACGGTCAACGGCAACCCGAGTTACACGGCCTCGAAATGGGGACTCATCGGCCTGACCAAACACGCCGCGCGCGACCTCGGTCCCGACATCCGGGTGAACGCGCTCTGTCCCGGCGGCAGTCCGCGCGGCCCGATGGGCCGCTTCGTCGAGCCCGAAGACGTCGCCAACGGCGTCTTGTACCTCGTGTCTGATCTCTCGGAGTTCGTCGACGGAACGATCCTCGAAGTCGAAGGAGGCGGCCACCTCAACCCCTCGGCGGAGGATCTGGATTTGGACTACGAAACCGGCAACGACGACAGCTAA
- a CDS encoding 2,3-butanediol dehydrogenase: MKAARYYGNRDVRIDEVDAPEPGSGEVLIDVEACGICGSDLSEYRYGPRRDDDSFLPYTMGHELGGTVAAVGEGVDLAVGTDVGVNPLVACEDCWCCDAGKYNLCRNLEVIGAHRRGGYAEQIVAPAGNVIPLPDGLSPADAAVAEPLTVAYHGLLESPLRPGHSAVVVGMGPIGLGMVQLAKAAGVGPVIASGHRKSRRQLAHQCGADVVVDPRETDLAERVAEVTDDGADVSFEVAGNESALNDAITATRASGHTTVLGVFKGPVEIDPMDLVNHERTINGSAAYETGPLAAREFGAVFGMLADGELDADPLVTSRVPLDDIVDEGFEALADSESGEVKVLVEP; encoded by the coding sequence ATGAAAGCAGCGCGCTACTACGGGAACAGAGACGTACGTATCGACGAGGTCGACGCGCCGGAGCCCGGATCGGGCGAGGTACTGATCGACGTCGAGGCCTGTGGAATCTGCGGGTCGGACCTCAGCGAGTACCGCTACGGCCCGCGTCGCGACGACGACTCGTTCCTCCCGTACACGATGGGCCACGAGCTCGGCGGGACGGTCGCGGCGGTCGGCGAGGGCGTCGACCTCGCGGTCGGAACCGACGTCGGTGTAAACCCGCTCGTGGCCTGCGAGGACTGCTGGTGTTGCGACGCGGGGAAGTACAACCTCTGCCGGAACCTCGAAGTGATCGGCGCGCACCGACGGGGCGGCTACGCCGAGCAGATCGTTGCGCCGGCCGGAAACGTGATCCCGCTTCCGGACGGCCTCTCCCCGGCCGACGCTGCGGTCGCGGAACCGCTGACGGTCGCGTACCACGGCCTGCTCGAATCCCCGCTTCGACCGGGTCACTCGGCCGTCGTCGTCGGAATGGGCCCGATCGGTCTCGGGATGGTGCAACTCGCGAAGGCCGCGGGCGTGGGGCCCGTCATCGCCTCCGGCCACCGCAAGTCGCGACGGCAACTCGCCCACCAGTGCGGGGCCGACGTCGTCGTCGATCCGCGGGAGACGGATCTCGCCGAGCGCGTCGCCGAGGTGACCGATGACGGAGCCGACGTGTCGTTCGAGGTCGCCGGCAACGAGTCGGCGCTCAACGACGCGATCACGGCCACCAGAGCGAGCGGACATACGACGGTGCTCGGCGTGTTCAAAGGCCCCGTCGAGATCGATCCGATGGACCTCGTCAACCACGAGCGGACGATCAACGGTTCGGCCGCCTACGAGACGGGACCGCTGGCCGCTCGGGAGTTCGGCGCGGTGTTCGGAATGCTCGCGGACGGAGAGTTGGACGCCGATCCGCTCGTAACGTCTCGAGTCCCGCTGGACGACATCGTCGACGAGGGGTTCGAGGCGCTGGCCGACAGCGAGAGCGGCGAGGTGAAGGTCCTCGTCGAACCGTGA
- a CDS encoding GMC family oxidoreductase produces MYDYVIVGGGSAGCVLSHRLTEAEEVEVLLLEAGTPASERGAVKDPSRVWELMESDLDWAFKTEPQPTMNGRRIDWPRGKALGGSSMINGMAYIRGHPYDYDTWAELGNEGWSYDDLLPYFKKSENFQADGDMQYHGTDGPLSVSRGDNPEDLTPSEFQEKLVEAAREAGMEKNLDFNGERQAGIGWYHSTIRDGERHSAAKAFIEPVLGRPNLSVETAAHVTRLTFDGDRVTGVVYEQHGQEHEVEVAGGGEVVLSAGAIQSPQLLMLSGLGPADHLAEHDIDAKVDLPGVGRNLQDHLRVSVAYETDEPVTPRDPDDFPDKGARYDRVLTGAFERSSPDLPAPDIQYGLSAGLDPEHPTEGYSVAALPLRPTSRGRITLASTDPYDDPIIDPKLLSTEKDVDDIVTSIRRAREISRADALDDVRGEEARPGPDVETHEEIADYCRDTAESGYHPVGTCKMGDDELAVVDDDLRVHGVEGLRVIDASIMPNLISGNTNAPTIAIAEKGADLLKQSR; encoded by the coding sequence ATGTACGACTACGTGATCGTCGGTGGCGGGAGCGCAGGCTGTGTGCTCTCCCATCGACTGACGGAGGCGGAAGAGGTCGAAGTTCTATTGCTGGAGGCGGGGACGCCCGCCAGCGAACGCGGCGCGGTGAAAGACCCCTCGCGCGTCTGGGAACTGATGGAGTCTGACCTCGATTGGGCGTTCAAGACCGAGCCGCAACCGACGATGAACGGGCGTCGAATCGACTGGCCGCGCGGGAAGGCCCTCGGCGGGTCGAGTATGATCAACGGGATGGCGTACATACGGGGTCACCCCTACGATTACGACACGTGGGCCGAACTCGGCAACGAGGGCTGGAGTTACGACGATCTGCTCCCGTACTTCAAGAAATCGGAGAACTTCCAGGCCGACGGGGATATGCAGTACCACGGGACCGACGGTCCGCTCTCGGTCTCCCGCGGCGACAACCCGGAGGATCTCACGCCGAGTGAGTTCCAAGAGAAGCTGGTCGAGGCGGCCCGAGAGGCCGGGATGGAAAAGAACTTGGACTTCAACGGGGAGCGGCAGGCAGGCATCGGCTGGTATCACTCCACGATACGGGACGGTGAGCGCCACAGCGCCGCGAAGGCGTTCATCGAACCGGTCCTCGGCAGACCGAACCTGTCCGTCGAGACGGCGGCTCACGTCACGCGGCTCACGTTCGACGGCGACCGCGTGACCGGCGTCGTCTACGAACAGCACGGGCAGGAGCACGAGGTCGAGGTCGCGGGGGGCGGCGAGGTCGTGCTCTCGGCCGGTGCGATCCAGTCGCCGCAACTGCTGATGCTATCCGGACTCGGCCCGGCGGATCATCTCGCCGAGCACGACATCGACGCCAAGGTCGATCTCCCCGGCGTCGGCCGCAACCTGCAGGATCACCTCCGAGTGAGCGTCGCCTACGAGACCGACGAGCCGGTCACGCCCCGCGATCCGGACGATTTCCCGGACAAAGGAGCCCGCTACGACCGCGTACTGACCGGGGCATTCGAGCGCTCCTCACCCGACCTCCCCGCGCCGGACATCCAGTACGGGCTGTCGGCCGGACTGGATCCGGAGCACCCAACTGAGGGCTACTCGGTCGCCGCGCTCCCGCTCCGACCGACGAGTCGCGGGCGCATCACGCTCGCCTCCACGGACCCATACGACGACCCGATCATCGATCCGAAGCTCCTGTCGACCGAGAAGGATGTCGACGACATCGTCACCTCCATTCGCCGGGCCCGCGAGATCTCGAGGGCGGACGCGCTCGACGACGTGCGGGGCGAGGAGGCCCGTCCCGGGCCGGACGTGGAAACGCACGAGGAGATCGCCGATTACTGCCGCGACACCGCAGAGTCGGGATACCATCCGGTGGGGACCTGCAAGATGGGCGACGACGAGCTGGCCGTCGTCGACGACGACCTCCGCGTCCACGGCGTCGAGGGGCTCCGCGTCATCGACGCGTCGATTATGCCCAACCTGATCAGCGGGAACACGAACGCGCCGACGATCGCCATCGCGGAGAAGGGTGCTGATCTCCTCAAGCAGAGCCGATAG
- a CDS encoding GMC family oxidoreductase — protein MSNAYDYVVVGAGSAGCVIANRLSADEGTDVLLLEAGKPDEKDEIHVPTLFPALMQSEVDWDYWTVPQDGLNGRREYHPRGKTLGGSSAINAMMYVRGNPHDYDAWAELGNDGWSYDDLLPYFKRMEDFEGGESEHHGEGGPLRVEQEHPYGDVTNALLDAAVEVGFERNEDVNAGRQEGMGHLHLTVEDGTRQSTAVSYLHPILDRENLTAETGAHVTRIEFDGDTASGVTYVKDGSAHTVDATEEVVLSAGSIDTVQLLLLSGVGPADELDAHGIEVTHDLPGVGKNLQDHLVVSSAYELNGDPEIEDGEVLCQVTGFERTDPDLPAPDIQYFLARVYFMRHGFDNPEQGAGMTPSATLLHPESRGEITLASDDPLEDPLIDPNYLDAEADMDTLVEGLKRTREIAHASALDEYRGAEIWPEGDVEGDEDLREHVRETAQTIYHPVGTCKMGDDEMAVVDDDLRVHGLNDLRVVDASVMPRITSGNTNAPTIAIAEKGADLIEEAR, from the coding sequence ATGTCGAACGCGTACGACTACGTCGTCGTCGGTGCCGGATCTGCTGGCTGCGTGATCGCGAACCGACTGTCTGCCGACGAGGGGACCGACGTACTGCTACTCGAAGCCGGAAAACCGGACGAGAAAGACGAGATCCACGTCCCGACGCTGTTCCCCGCACTGATGCAATCGGAAGTCGATTGGGACTACTGGACGGTCCCGCAGGACGGGCTCAACGGCCGACGGGAGTATCACCCGCGCGGGAAAACCCTCGGCGGCTCCTCGGCGATCAACGCGATGATGTACGTCCGCGGCAACCCCCACGACTACGACGCGTGGGCCGAACTCGGCAACGACGGGTGGAGCTACGACGACTTGCTCCCGTATTTCAAGCGGATGGAGGACTTCGAGGGCGGCGAGTCCGAGCACCACGGCGAGGGCGGTCCGCTCCGCGTCGAGCAGGAGCACCCCTACGGCGACGTCACGAACGCGCTGCTCGACGCTGCCGTCGAGGTCGGCTTCGAACGCAACGAGGACGTCAACGCGGGCAGACAGGAGGGGATGGGACACCTCCATCTCACGGTCGAAGACGGCACACGACAGAGCACCGCCGTTTCGTACCTCCACCCCATCCTCGACCGGGAGAACCTCACAGCCGAGACGGGCGCACACGTCACGCGGATCGAGTTCGACGGAGACACCGCTTCAGGGGTCACGTACGTCAAAGACGGGTCCGCGCACACCGTCGACGCGACCGAAGAGGTCGTTCTCTCGGCGGGCTCGATCGACACCGTCCAGCTACTGCTGCTCTCGGGCGTCGGCCCGGCCGACGAACTCGACGCACACGGCATCGAGGTCACACACGACCTGCCCGGCGTCGGGAAAAACCTCCAAGACCACCTCGTCGTGTCCTCGGCGTACGAACTGAACGGCGATCCCGAGATCGAGGACGGGGAGGTACTCTGTCAGGTCACCGGCTTCGAGCGGACCGACCCCGACCTCCCGGCACCCGACATCCAGTACTTCCTTGCCCGGGTGTACTTTATGCGGCACGGGTTCGACAACCCCGAGCAGGGCGCGGGGATGACGCCCAGCGCGACGCTGTTGCATCCGGAGAGTCGCGGCGAGATCACGCTCGCGTCCGACGATCCACTCGAGGATCCGCTCATCGATCCGAACTATCTGGACGCGGAAGCGGATATGGATACGCTCGTCGAGGGGCTCAAGCGGACCCGGGAGATCGCTCACGCGAGCGCGCTCGACGAATACCGCGGCGCGGAGATCTGGCCCGAAGGCGACGTCGAGGGCGACGAAGACCTCCGCGAACACGTTCGAGAGACCGCTCAGACGATCTATCACCCCGTCGGAACGTGTAAGATGGGCGACGACGAGATGGCCGTCGTCGACGACGACCTCCGCGTCCACGGACTGAACGACCTCCGCGTCGTCGACGCGTCGGTGATGCCGCGTATCACCTCCGGAAACACGAACGCGCCGACGATCGCCATCGCGGAGAAAGGTGCTGATTTGATCGAAGAAGCGCGCTAG